The following nucleotide sequence is from Geotrypetes seraphini chromosome 10, aGeoSer1.1, whole genome shotgun sequence.
gagaggcagcgGCCGCTCGACCCAGCCTGCGCTCGTTGATGTCAGCTTGGAGCTCTTCTACCCCCTCCTGGCCCTTTACTCCCCCCGAATACGAGTGCTTCATGCAGCGCGAGGAGCTCCGGTCCCACGCAAGCAGTGAGGCCCGTCGCCCCCGGAACCCGCCAGGATCGAGAGGTTGAAGCAGCTGGTGGTGcccagggaaggagaggagcagTAGGGGCCGGAAGAAGAGGACCCCCAAGAACGTATTCACCCGGATGCCTGGTGAGTGGCTGCAgttcaggttcaaatcccaccccgGCCTCAATTCCATGACGCTGCATTGCCGCCCTTTTTCTCCTGCTGTAGCAGAAGTTTACATTTACATCCAGAGGAGCCAAAATTAACCAGCTTCTTGATTATGTCCCATGACAAGCCATTtacattgggtttagcaccccacATAAGTTGGAAAAGTTGGCTCCTGCGTTTCCTTTCTGCCTGAACTACTTCCTTGAAAAGTATATATCCCTTTCTCTGGATACAAGAAAAGAGCACCTTACTTAAGCGTGACATTTTAAAGCAGTGGGTCCTGAGAGGCTTTCATGTATCCCAATCTCGTGTAGGTGACATTGGGCCAACTTAATAGGTTTATGACTAACCTTTGCCAGCTGGTTCCTCCCTTTGTTAGGTAATACATTACCCTTATTCCAATATGACCCATAATCTGCCTGCTggttactaaaccacgatagcgttttttagtgcagtgagcctatgagtgtcaggagcagtgcggggcattcagcacagctccctgtgctaaaaaccactatcacggtttagtaaaaggggaggggggtatatttgtctattttgtatagtttctttctttctctctccctggctccccccccccccaagcaatgtgacattgcatattttaaagtcatctgcctttacatctttgggaaaaaaaaaaaaccccaaatataaatgataattaacattttatctgcttatagtgtgctttgtgtttttttaaattttattgttggtagatcattttgacccgGTCATtgtaaaagtagctcgcaaaccaaaaaaaaagtgtgggcacccctgatctagagcatgTCCTTCCTTAATAGCTAAGCTATGAGACCATGTGTCCCATAATTTCTATAGATTTTAGCACTTGGTTGCAGAGGATGCTTATTTTCTCTTATGAAGAACATCTGAGATGACAATTTGGCACAGGGAATTTAGAGATTTCTTATCGCTTCATTTTTATGAGGTGTTTTTGTTTTCTAATTGACAGACATATAAAAAAAAGCCGTTAAAAATTTAATGTACAATTATCTGAATACAGTTGGTTGCTCATGGCAGAAAGATCAGCCTGTAATGCCTCCTTTCTGGCTCCAGTTCTGATTAAGCTAAATTTCTCTCTTAACTACATTGGCATCTACATAAAGGCAAGCCAGAGCAAATGCAAGTCAGAGACATGAGATGCACTGTGTACTGCATTACCTTAATCATATCAACAAAGTGTTTTTTAAATCTTAGGACACTTATACACAGATGTGTGCAAGGCATCCCTTTGGAACAAGTGATTGAACTTCTGTGTTTAAAAGCAAAAAGGAAACCCATCCTTTTCTCCCTTTCAATACTTACAACACATGTTACACCCACAAGCATGTATGTTATAAATATTGTGGGGGTGGACAGTTTCCTCTTCAGCAATCCATTTTGAAGATAGGACAAGGTTATAGGCATCCTTGTGCAGAAGGTACAAAAGTGCATCTCCTACCCATATCctggttttaaaataaaatgctaaAGCTGTCCTTAAACACAAATTTGGAATTTGCCTAGCTTATATCCATATGTAATTCTCCACAATCCTTCATGCTAAATTACCAGGGATGTCTTTCTCCGTTTGGCTCAGACAGATTTTATTTACCTACTACTACCACTGTCAAGATGTGGCTGGTTTCCTGCCTGTTCCAGTTGCGCCTCGGCCAACAGCAAAGGCTGAACTAAGTGTAACAGTGGCTCCTAAGGATGTGGCAGGATTGGaaataagagggaggggggagggggcatatgATGTTGGATTACTGTGTATGGGAACCAAGGACATGAAAAAGTGACCAATACAAACAAGAAAGGGGTGGGAGAGGAATTTGAAAGAAGAGCTGCTTGCACACATTTCCCCATACCTATACtttattcttttcctttttaaattTAGTCAGCGCCAAAGAACCTCATTCTAAAAAGGAGTCTTATTACCTTTCTACAGGTAGGGCTTGACCTGCTATGAAACTTTCCCCTCTAAAtatacctcctttttttttttttttttttttataataaagaaaaaaaagaggataaaTAAATCTAAACCTTGAAAGGCAGAGTACATCCAGTCAGTCTGTGGCAACTGTTGTCCATTCCTCTGTGTGCTGATAGGGGATGAAAATGCTGGAATATTCTTTGTTTGTAAAGCTGACAAAGGCCCAGTCTTAGGCATACATTACAGTATGCACATCTGCTAAATTTGCTGCTATTACCATTCCTTCTTCTTCTCATCCATGGAAACACCACCAGGACCCAGGGCTACCACCAGGAAGAGTCCACCAATCACAGACATAGTCTGGAAGAAGTCATACTTCAGGAAGTCATGCATGGGCTTGTAGACTGGGATGGTCCAGAAAGCATTGAAGTAGATGTTAATGGCAAATAGCCAAATGACTAGCGTCAAGGCTGCTAGCTTGGTTTTGAAGCCAATGGCCACTAGAACTATCAAGGCTGTGCCCACGATATTCTGAAGAATCTGAGTAAAGGTTAAGAGATACAAGTTACAAGCACGTAGAAATGAATCTTTTCCTTAAATCAAAGCAGAATAAAATATTGATAAAGCCAAGGGTCCTACAGTGACGATGAGTGAAAGAAAAGGTTCAGATTTAGTCAAAAGAGGACAACCTAACTCAAGGTTCAGCTTTACCCTTACCCTGCTGAATACAGAAATACATAACTAGAGTAATCAAAActtagaaaaaaaaccccacttacTGAGAACAAGCTGATGTCAAAGTGTAACAATGTCATGAACATGAGGACGAGCAGTACACGACCTCCCAGCTGCATGTATTGTTTCGGGGAACTCTCCCCCATGGTAGGCACACCAGCAAACATGCTTTTACCTTCAGACCGTGACTCAGCCAGAAGCAGGAGCAAACCACCCCCTAGAGCAAGGTTCCTTTAAGAAAAAGAAATAGGGTCATCTGAGAAACATGTTCCAACACGAGAAAAGGCATCCAAAGGTATTTCCTACgtttgaaagaaggctggactgCTACTAGGAAAATCCTcaggaaacattttaaaaattctttattcattttataacttacatcaagtgtacagtaaatatcaaacaattataatataacatcacttgaaaaatcttcaatattatacaccaataagatttaacccccaccccctcccaaattcatatataactaat
It contains:
- the SURF4 gene encoding surfeit locus protein 4, whose product is MGHSDLMATAEDFADQFLRVTKQYLPHMARLCLVSTFLEDGIRMWFQWNEQRDYIEATWDCGYILASVFVFLNLVGQLGGCILILSRNFVQCACFELFGIIALQTIAYSILWDLKFLMRNLALGGGLLLLLAESRSEGKSMFAGVPTMGESSPKQYMQLGGRVLLVLMFMTLLHFDISLFSILQNIVGTALIVLVAIGFKTKLAALTLVIWLFAINIYFNAFWTIPVYKPMHDFLKYDFFQTMSVIGGLFLVVALGPGGVSMDEKKKEW